A window of the Hordeum vulgare subsp. vulgare chromosome 5H, MorexV3_pseudomolecules_assembly, whole genome shotgun sequence genome harbors these coding sequences:
- the LOC123397794 gene encoding uncharacterized protein LOC123397794 → MEFETMASQHGALLKVGLFVLVQALVYLILAQSSSVFSTTKTLGLPPARSLSARRMVALLSDLPLGGEPSPRAGPVEPSSPVALAHQKKD, encoded by the coding sequence ATGGAGTTCGAGACGATGGCGAGCCAGCACGGGGCGCTGCTGAAGGTGGGGCTGTTCGTGCTGGTGCAGGCGCTGGTGTACCTCATCCTCGCCCAGTCCTCCTCCGTCTTCTCCACCACCAAGACCCTCGGCCTCCCCCCGGCGCGCTCCCTCAGCGCCCGCCGCATGGTCGCGCTGCTCTCCGACCTGCCGCTCGGCGGCGAGCCCTCGCCCCGCGCCGGCCCCGTGGAGCCGTCGTCGCCCGTGGCCCTCGCTCACCAGAAGAAGGATTAG
- the LOC123395626 gene encoding superoxide dismutase [Cu-Zn] 4A-like: protein MVKDVDVLTGSEGVKGTIFFTQEGDGPTTVTESVTGLKEGLHGFHVHALGDTTNGCMSTGPHFNPAGHVHGAPEDEIRHAGDLGNVTAGADGVANINVTDCHIPLAGPHSIIGHDVVVHGDADDLGKGNTLETLESYIFVPPCA from the exons ATGGTGAAGGATGTAGATGTGCTTACCGGCAGCGAGGGTGTCAAGGGCACCATCTTCTTCACCCAGGAGGGAGATG GCCCGACCACTGTGACGGAAAGTGTCACCGGACTCAAGGAAGGGCTCCATGGCTTCCATGTGCACGCTCTTGGTGACACCACCAACGGCTGCATGTCAACTG GACCGCACTTCAACCCCGCTGGTCATGTGCATGGGGCACCCGAAGATGAAATCCGCCATGCTGGTGACCTCGGAAATGTGACAGCTGGAGCGGATG GTGTTGCTAACATCAATGTTACTGACTGCCAT ATCCCCCTTGCCGGACCACATTCAATCATTGGCCATGATGTTGTCGTCCATGGTGATGCTGATGATCTTGGCAAGGGTAATACTTTGGAAACACTTGAATCATACATTTTTGTGCCTCCCTGTGCATGA
- the LOC123397868 gene encoding uncharacterized protein LOC123397868, whose amino-acid sequence MELEMMASQHGALLKVGLFVLVQALVYLILAQSSSVFSTTKNLGLPTAHSLGARRMVALLADLPLDGEPRAGFVEPSSPVALAAHAHQKKD is encoded by the coding sequence ATGGAGTTGGAGATGATGGCGAGCCAGCACGGGGCGCTGCTGAAGGTGGGGCTGTTCGTGCTGGTGCAGGCGCTGGTGTACCTCATCCTCGCCCAGTCCTCCTCCGTCTTCTCCACCACCAAGAACCTCGGCCTCCCCACGGCGCACTCCCTCGGCGCCCGCCGCATGGTCGCGCTGCTCGCCGACCTGCCGCTCGACGGCGAGCCCCGCGCCGGCTTCGTGGAGCCGTCGTCGCCCGTGGCCCTGGCCGCGCACGCCCACCAGAAGAAGGATTAG